Proteins co-encoded in one Spirosoma endbachense genomic window:
- a CDS encoding LytR/AlgR family response regulator transcription factor produces MYKALVIDDEPRACHVLEILVQKHLPEITTFAKATRPDEGIAFIQRLKPNLIFLDVEMPLMNGFDVLNAVDEWDFDIIFTTAYHRFALQAIKVSALDYLLKPIDVDDLRIAFDKFLHRQSYQVPRKVLIQNLVGNLNAPTIQQHKLPVSTTEGIHMLPIAEIIRCEADSNYTFLYMTGNRRFCASRTLKEFEIMLKEHDFVRVHKSHLVNMQFVTLIGRDGTVNLNDGTAITMSRRIRQNLFTRSGD; encoded by the coding sequence ATGTACAAAGCACTGGTCATTGACGACGAGCCCAGGGCCTGCCACGTGCTGGAAATACTGGTTCAGAAACACTTACCCGAAATTACCACGTTTGCCAAAGCAACCCGCCCCGACGAAGGCATAGCATTTATTCAGCGCTTGAAACCGAATCTGATTTTTCTGGATGTGGAGATGCCGTTGATGAATGGGTTCGATGTGCTGAATGCCGTTGATGAATGGGATTTTGACATTATTTTCACGACAGCCTATCACCGATTCGCCTTGCAGGCCATTAAAGTCAGTGCGCTGGATTACCTGCTAAAACCAATTGACGTCGATGATCTGCGGATTGCATTCGATAAGTTTCTGCACCGACAGTCATATCAGGTGCCACGTAAGGTGTTGATTCAGAATTTGGTAGGTAATCTCAATGCACCCACGATCCAGCAGCATAAATTGCCCGTCTCAACGACCGAAGGTATACATATGCTGCCCATAGCCGAGATTATTCGTTGCGAAGCGGATTCAAACTATACGTTCCTGTATATGACTGGGAATCGTCGTTTTTGTGCTTCCCGTACGCTGAAAGAGTTTGAAATCATGTTGAAAGAGCACGACTTTGTTCGGGTGCATAAATCTCATCTGGTCAACATGCAGTTTGTGACGCTCATTGGGCGGGATGGTACGGTCAACCTAAACGATGGAACCGCCATTACGATGTCGCGCCGGATACGCCAGAACCTGTTTACCCGATCAGGAGACTGA
- a CDS encoding lipocalin-like domain-containing protein: MYRSLILLILIATAFRPAFAPRAGGVAGTWKRTAMTLVESNGKATDMMQMMTRSMPCTKDVTYTFMSDGKMKTNVPDACGSMKKTIESMSVDAHWSMSGRTITVTSSMKEFPSAVYDVSMQGKTMTWVFTYADNPKSPNPTKAERLTTVYERI; the protein is encoded by the coding sequence ATGTATCGCTCACTTATCCTGTTAATTCTGATCGCAACAGCCTTCCGACCTGCGTTTGCCCCTCGTGCCGGTGGTGTAGCTGGCACCTGGAAACGGACGGCAATGACCCTGGTTGAAAGTAATGGCAAAGCAACCGACATGATGCAAATGATGACGCGTAGCATGCCCTGTACCAAAGACGTTACTTATACATTTATGAGTGATGGAAAGATGAAAACGAATGTTCCCGATGCCTGCGGATCAATGAAAAAGACTATCGAATCAATGAGCGTCGATGCACACTGGTCAATGAGTGGTCGGACAATAACCGTTACATCGTCGATGAAGGAATTTCCCTCGGCTGTATATGATGTTAGTATGCAGGGCAAAACAATGACCTGGGTATTCACCTATGCCGACAATCCGAAATCGCCTAATCCGACGAAAGCAGAACGGCTAACGACGGTTTATGAGCGGATTTAG
- a CDS encoding DsrE family protein: MKHSNQAKPKIMRNKSRLFIALCFLLACCTVQAQTSTTNSTPTTAKKMKFLIHITCGPENATKAALGFLVAKTAIDEGHSVTLFLAGDAVTLLKDAELDKVVGLGTGKLREHYEAIAKGGGRFYLSGMSSKARGLADADIAGKPAEFAMPTVLVRLATDSDRMFTY, encoded by the coding sequence ATGAAGCATAGTAACCAGGCGAAACCTAAGATCATGCGCAACAAAAGCCGTTTATTTATCGCCCTCTGCTTCCTCCTGGCCTGTTGCACAGTTCAGGCGCAAACATCCACAACTAATTCCACACCGACAACCGCCAAGAAGATGAAATTCCTGATACATATTACCTGTGGCCCAGAAAACGCAACGAAGGCTGCACTGGGTTTTCTGGTGGCGAAGACCGCCATCGATGAAGGCCACTCCGTTACGCTCTTTCTGGCGGGTGATGCCGTTACCCTACTGAAAGATGCTGAGCTGGATAAGGTAGTCGGGTTGGGTACAGGCAAGCTCCGCGAACATTATGAAGCCATCGCGAAAGGAGGTGGGCGATTCTATTTATCGGGCATGTCGTCGAAAGCGCGTGGCCTTGCTGATGCCGATATTGCCGGAAAACCCGCTGAATTTGCAATGCCAACGGTACTGGTTCGGCTGGCGACAGACAGCGACCGCATGTTTACCTATTAA
- a CDS encoding DUF1059 domain-containing protein, producing the protein MKELRCKDVGFECPGIIQAESEAEVLQLAAQHALDAHQVMVTPEMAEQIKPLIHEA; encoded by the coding sequence ATGAAAGAACTACGCTGTAAAGATGTAGGATTCGAATGCCCTGGAATTATCCAGGCCGAAAGCGAAGCCGAAGTATTGCAATTAGCGGCACAACACGCTCTGGATGCACATCAGGTGATGGTCACTCCGGAGATGGCCGAACAGATCAAACCACTGATTCATGAAGCATAG
- a CDS encoding two-component regulator propeller domain-containing protein, translated as MNHTWFTVLLFILGLAFLSDAQTTLSFEHLSTPQGLSQSTVRSICQDREGFMWFGTHNGLNRYDGYSFTVFKPDPRDPKHTFHHNIITDIHEDRRGLLWAATLGSGLHLVDKLTGNVTAYEIGSGHNSSLNTLFSIHEDAKGFLWIATARGLARFDTQARQYTLYTKQKYLVAVTQEQSGRFWVGGIQGVQQFDRQTGTFTHVLLDSTFDRQPFISSLCIDADGLLWAGSLTGGLWRMDTKRSPLTFTRYNPRGEVNKAIRYNGIYSDKAGHLWLATSEGLQGIDTKTDRVITYQSNASRQGSLSNNSIQSLFQDRAGTLWVGTNSGVNKGSAYSKSFTAYQVIPSLPTISLNSNYINTLLEDRTGTIWLGSNAGNMDGSFKNGLFRFDPRDKQIRAVPLDTSDPASKDVLTVYEDRRGRLWMGAATGLYQLNRATGRFVRYAYPFSVYHMVADRNGTLWLPSASAGDSAVLTAFDPDKAQFTYYRYNEKDTSGLNNPFYYGILASRNGDIYLATGGGGINRLNPKTGKFRHYMPNYQSPTGHINDKEVRCLYEDDQGIIWAGTGLGGLNRLDPRTGKFTAYTTQEGLPSNRILSIIGDLKGHLWMGTTRGLSRFDPITNVFRNYDVRDGLPDNDFLTGAVQNHKGKLLFGTRNGFVMFYPDSVRDNAIPPPVYITGFTVLGKRRAVPSDHIELAYQENFLSFEFVALNYNTPEKNQYAYQLVGVDKKWVQAGTRRFANYTNLAPGDYTFRVKASNDDGVWNEKGASIHVIIQPPWWQTIWFRLSAIVILLLLAGISIRLYTQARLRRQRTALKRVLQVQEEERQRLAADLHDDLGATLSAIKGQLETVHQTSDELARPIDLMEKAIRDLRHISHNLMPPEFARLGLTEAIHETVRRAETGSGLHFLFITHGQERRFDNETELTIYRIAIELINNAVKHAKAKQITIQLIFYPQQVSLLVEDDGRGYPINEGISQSGIGLRNIRSRVAYLQSKLLVDSGERGTTITLEVPL; from the coding sequence ATGAACCACACATGGTTTACAGTACTACTTTTCATCCTTGGTTTGGCGTTTTTGAGTGATGCTCAGACGACCCTTAGCTTCGAACACCTTTCTACTCCACAGGGGCTTTCTCAAAGCACGGTGCGAAGCATCTGTCAGGACAGGGAAGGGTTTATGTGGTTTGGCACTCATAATGGTCTGAACAGATATGATGGGTACTCCTTTACGGTTTTCAAGCCTGATCCCCGCGATCCTAAACACACCTTTCATCATAATATTATAACTGACATTCATGAGGATCGCCGGGGATTATTATGGGCCGCTACCCTTGGCAGTGGATTACACCTCGTAGACAAACTAACCGGAAACGTTACGGCTTATGAGATTGGATCGGGGCATAATAGTTCATTAAATACCCTTTTTTCCATTCATGAAGATGCGAAAGGATTTTTATGGATCGCAACGGCCAGGGGCCTCGCCCGGTTTGATACACAGGCCAGACAGTATACGCTTTATACGAAACAAAAATACCTGGTTGCCGTAACCCAGGAACAATCAGGGCGTTTTTGGGTAGGTGGTATTCAGGGCGTACAACAGTTTGATCGACAGACCGGCACATTTACACACGTATTACTGGATTCTACTTTTGATCGTCAGCCATTTATCTCATCACTTTGTATTGATGCTGATGGTCTATTGTGGGCTGGAAGCCTTACCGGAGGCTTATGGCGAATGGATACCAAACGTAGCCCACTGACCTTTACACGCTATAATCCTCGTGGGGAAGTCAATAAAGCGATACGGTATAATGGGATTTATTCTGATAAAGCCGGACACTTATGGCTGGCTACCAGTGAGGGTTTGCAAGGCATTGATACGAAAACAGACCGGGTGATCACCTACCAGTCCAATGCTTCTCGGCAGGGTAGTTTAAGCAATAACAGCATTCAGTCCTTATTTCAGGATAGAGCAGGCACGCTATGGGTAGGGACCAATAGTGGTGTTAATAAAGGATCTGCCTATAGTAAATCATTTACGGCTTACCAGGTTATTCCGTCTTTACCCACAATCAGCCTGAATAGTAACTACATCAATACGCTGCTGGAGGATAGAACGGGAACCATCTGGTTAGGTAGCAATGCGGGGAACATGGATGGTAGTTTCAAGAATGGGTTATTCCGGTTTGATCCTAGGGATAAGCAAATCAGAGCTGTTCCGCTGGATACTTCCGATCCTGCCAGCAAAGATGTATTAACTGTTTATGAAGACCGTAGGGGCCGACTCTGGATGGGTGCTGCCACTGGTCTGTATCAGTTAAATCGCGCTACGGGCAGGTTTGTACGCTATGCTTACCCATTTTCCGTTTACCACATGGTTGCGGATCGAAATGGTACTTTATGGCTCCCGAGCGCTAGTGCAGGCGATTCAGCCGTACTGACCGCGTTTGATCCTGATAAAGCACAATTTACCTATTATCGCTACAACGAAAAGGACACATCTGGTTTAAATAATCCCTTTTATTACGGCATTCTGGCCAGCCGCAATGGAGATATTTACCTGGCTACGGGAGGAGGAGGCATAAATCGCCTGAATCCCAAAACAGGTAAATTCAGGCACTATATGCCTAATTACCAGTCTCCGACTGGTCATATCAATGACAAAGAAGTACGTTGCCTGTACGAAGATGATCAGGGTATTATCTGGGCAGGCACGGGCTTGGGTGGACTTAATCGATTAGATCCCCGGACGGGCAAGTTTACTGCCTACACGACTCAGGAAGGGTTGCCGAGTAATCGAATACTGAGTATCATAGGCGATCTGAAAGGGCATTTGTGGATGGGTACAACCAGAGGACTAAGCCGATTTGACCCTATTACCAACGTGTTTCGTAACTATGATGTGCGCGATGGTCTGCCCGACAATGATTTTTTGACTGGTGCGGTTCAAAATCATAAGGGTAAGCTTTTATTTGGTACCCGGAATGGGTTTGTTATGTTCTATCCGGATAGCGTCAGGGATAATGCCATTCCTCCTCCTGTGTATATTACCGGCTTCACGGTGCTGGGAAAACGTCGGGCGGTACCCTCAGATCATATTGAATTAGCTTACCAGGAAAACTTCCTTTCTTTTGAGTTCGTCGCTCTCAACTACAACACTCCCGAAAAAAATCAGTACGCTTATCAACTCGTAGGTGTAGATAAGAAGTGGGTGCAGGCAGGAACCCGCCGATTTGCCAATTACACCAATTTAGCCCCCGGAGACTATACATTTCGGGTGAAGGCTTCCAACGATGATGGTGTCTGGAACGAAAAAGGGGCATCTATCCACGTAATAATTCAGCCACCGTGGTGGCAAACCATCTGGTTTCGATTATCCGCAATCGTCATTTTGTTGCTGCTTGCCGGCATTTCGATCCGGTTGTATACGCAGGCCAGACTGCGTCGGCAACGAACCGCTCTGAAACGGGTCTTACAGGTGCAGGAGGAGGAACGCCAACGGTTGGCAGCCGATCTGCACGACGATTTAGGCGCTACTTTATCGGCTATAAAAGGGCAACTGGAAACCGTTCACCAAACCAGCGATGAATTGGCCAGACCAATCGATCTGATGGAAAAGGCAATTCGGGATCTGCGGCATATCTCACACAACCTCATGCCTCCCGAGTTTGCCAGGCTAGGGCTGACAGAGGCTATCCACGAGACCGTCAGGCGGGCCGAAACTGGTTCGGGACTGCATTTTTTGTTCATCACACATGGGCAGGAACGGCGATTCGATAACGAAACGGAGTTAACCATCTACCGAATTGCTATTGAGCTGATTAATAATGCGGTTAAGCACGCAAAAGCAAAGCAAATAACAATCCAGTTGATTTTTTACCCGCAACAAGTATCTTTATTGGTTGAAGATGACGGCAGGGGTTATCCGATTAACGAGGGCATAAGTCAGTCAGGAATTGGACTACGAAATATTCGCTCCCGCGTGGCCTATCTACAGTCGAAGTTGCTGGTTGATTCTGGAGAGAGGGGTACAACCATCACTCTGGAGGTGCCTCTTTAA
- a CDS encoding response regulator produces MVSGAVPSTILIADDHQLFNDGLRTLLTFEGSPFKVVGQVYTGDDVILAIHQLQPNVVLLDINMPHRNGIDVARQIVRDYPTVRVVIISMYNYQKFVDELKEIGVAGYLLKSASQQELISCLQSVSTGGRYFDIKLNGKAAALHQEDEFVKRFKLSPRELEIIVLMREGLSAPEIARQLFISEETVKTHRKNIYYKLDINNLAELIRFANEHGL; encoded by the coding sequence ATGGTTTCGGGAGCAGTTCCTTCTACAATTCTCATTGCCGACGACCATCAACTATTCAATGATGGATTGCGTACCTTATTAACGTTTGAGGGGAGCCCGTTTAAGGTTGTTGGCCAGGTCTATACTGGTGATGATGTAATCCTGGCCATTCATCAACTACAGCCTAATGTCGTTTTATTAGACATCAACATGCCCCATCGAAATGGTATTGATGTGGCCCGGCAAATTGTGCGCGACTACCCGACCGTCAGGGTAGTAATCATTTCGATGTATAACTATCAGAAATTTGTTGATGAACTAAAAGAAATCGGTGTTGCCGGTTATTTGTTGAAAAGTGCCTCCCAGCAGGAGTTGATCAGCTGTTTGCAAAGTGTTAGCACTGGAGGCCGGTATTTCGATATAAAGCTGAACGGGAAAGCGGCTGCCCTCCATCAGGAAGATGAGTTTGTGAAGCGATTTAAACTGTCGCCCAGAGAGTTAGAAATCATTGTATTAATGAGAGAAGGATTATCAGCACCAGAGATAGCCAGACAACTCTTTATTTCGGAAGAAACGGTTAAAACACACCGAAAGAATATTTACTATAAGCTGGACATAAATAACCTGGCCGAACTGATTCGGTTTGCCAATGAGCACGGGTTATAA
- a CDS encoding LytR/AlgR family response regulator transcription factor — protein sequence MMKLSAILVDDERASLDALRVKIQKVAPDVDVLQTFQHPSDAVASLAHYKPDVLFLDIDMPGMNGFSLLRELGTIDFEVIFCTAYGQYAIDALRMSALDFLLKPIHEGELQQAIERLHQKRQHRESVSIDINRPTPSPHALFNKIAVSSLRGLMFVPVQDIIRLEADSNYTTFYLVDGRKIVATRTLKDFADLLEPLSFVRIHRSSLINLQHLSEYVRGEGGTVVMSDGSEVEVSRREKQHFFERIGWA from the coding sequence ATGATGAAATTATCTGCTATTCTTGTTGATGATGAGCGAGCGAGTCTGGATGCATTACGTGTAAAGATCCAAAAAGTAGCCCCTGACGTGGATGTTCTACAGACCTTTCAACATCCGTCAGATGCTGTGGCGAGTTTAGCCCATTACAAACCCGATGTGTTATTTCTAGACATCGATATGCCGGGGATGAACGGATTCTCACTCCTGCGCGAACTGGGAACAATCGACTTTGAGGTGATTTTCTGCACGGCCTACGGTCAGTATGCGATTGATGCCCTGCGGATGAGTGCGCTCGATTTCCTGCTTAAACCCATCCACGAAGGTGAGCTTCAGCAGGCCATCGAACGGCTGCACCAGAAGCGTCAGCACCGCGAATCGGTTTCGATCGATATAAATCGCCCAACGCCGTCGCCCCATGCCCTATTCAATAAAATTGCCGTGTCGTCCTTGCGGGGGCTTATGTTCGTACCCGTTCAGGATATCATTCGGCTTGAAGCCGACAGCAATTACACGACGTTTTATCTGGTCGATGGCCGTAAAATTGTGGCCACCAGAACATTAAAAGATTTTGCTGACCTGCTCGAGCCGCTCAGCTTTGTCCGGATTCACCGCTCGTCGCTCATAAATCTTCAGCATCTGAGCGAGTACGTTCGGGGCGAAGGCGGCACTGTTGTTATGTCTGATGGCAGTGAGGTGGAGGTTTCGCGTCGGGAAAAGCAGCACTTTTTCGAGCGGATTGGCTGGGCCTGA
- a CDS encoding alpha/beta hydrolase, whose amino-acid sequence MYLRFLVLSMGVFMHLSAFSAKVDTLDIPSAAMQKNLRAAVVLPSSYAKSKSSYPVLYLLHGGGGQFNDWLSKTPDKMLLHNLADQYNLIIVTPEGEKLSGYLDSPIQKDNLFETYITKEVLEKIDNTYRTIRDKKGRVITGLSMGGHGALYLATRHADLYCAAGSMSGALDLSPTHWRIAPEFAKQIAPQFERILGPQGATPDLYAANSVVNMADKIKANGLKLIIDCGVDDFLIEPNRELHRRLVYNQTPHDYTEHPGGHTWDYWENSLPFHILFFNKVLKSNGAIAP is encoded by the coding sequence ATGTATTTACGTTTTCTAGTTCTAAGCATGGGCGTATTCATGCATCTATCCGCATTTAGCGCGAAGGTCGATACGCTCGATATCCCCAGTGCCGCCATGCAAAAGAACCTTCGGGCGGCTGTTGTATTGCCCAGTAGTTATGCGAAAAGCAAGTCGTCCTATCCGGTTCTCTACCTGCTGCATGGTGGTGGTGGACAGTTCAATGATTGGTTGTCAAAAACACCCGACAAGATGCTGCTGCACAACCTGGCCGATCAGTACAACCTGATTATTGTTACGCCGGAAGGTGAGAAACTAAGCGGTTATCTGGACAGTCCGATTCAGAAAGACAATCTGTTTGAGACTTATATCACGAAAGAAGTGCTGGAAAAGATCGATAACACATACCGTACCATTCGCGATAAAAAAGGTCGGGTAATTACGGGCCTGAGCATGGGTGGGCATGGCGCGTTATATCTGGCTACGCGCCATGCCGATCTCTACTGTGCGGCTGGCAGCATGAGTGGCGCCCTCGATCTGAGCCCAACCCACTGGCGGATAGCGCCCGAGTTTGCCAAACAGATTGCCCCTCAGTTCGAGCGAATTTTGGGACCGCAGGGAGCTACACCCGATTTATACGCGGCTAACTCTGTGGTGAACATGGCTGATAAAATAAAGGCCAACGGGCTAAAACTGATCATTGACTGTGGCGTTGATGACTTTCTGATCGAACCGAACCGAGAACTGCATCGTCGGTTGGTTTACAACCAGACGCCACACGATTACACAGAACACCCCGGCGGTCATACCTGGGACTATTGGGAAAATTCGCTACCCTTTCATATCCTGTTTTTCAATAAGGTTCTAAAATCCAATGGCGCAATAGCGCCTTAG
- a CDS encoding pirin family protein — protein sequence MEKVTAISYGGTNSRVGDFLVNRLLPNRYVDAVGPFIFLDHLYPTELNPEAPEVPTGESAHPHRGIATFSYLFKGSLAHFDSQGHRGTVASGGVQWMKAGNGIIHDEHPSMTAAGGSVLHALQFWINLPAKNKAEAPEYLAVQADEIPEVVLPNDGGIVRILIGELGSQVSPVKTFSRQFLYHVKLNPKSSFTLPTRSDFEYAAFVPSNEVNVNGSMLGNSKLLTFEMDGGDIVLQSDLIASTDVMLFGGEPYTEPIVAEGPFVMNTHLEIAEAYRDFFNGKYGTIKYTA from the coding sequence ATGGAGAAAGTAACCGCAATCAGTTATGGAGGTACCAATTCAAGAGTGGGCGACTTTTTAGTCAATCGCTTACTGCCCAATCGTTATGTAGATGCCGTTGGCCCGTTTATATTTCTTGACCACCTATACCCAACAGAACTAAATCCGGAAGCACCCGAAGTGCCAACCGGCGAATCGGCACATCCGCATCGGGGTATTGCCACATTCAGCTATTTGTTCAAGGGTAGCCTGGCTCATTTCGATAGCCAGGGACATCGCGGTACGGTAGCCTCGGGTGGGGTGCAGTGGATGAAAGCCGGGAATGGAATTATTCATGACGAACATCCCAGTATGACCGCTGCGGGCGGTTCTGTGCTCCATGCGCTGCAATTCTGGATTAATCTGCCCGCAAAAAACAAAGCAGAAGCCCCCGAATACCTGGCCGTGCAGGCCGACGAAATTCCGGAGGTGGTATTACCCAATGATGGTGGTATTGTGCGGATTTTGATTGGAGAATTAGGGAGCCAGGTCTCGCCGGTCAAAACATTCAGCAGGCAGTTTTTATACCATGTAAAGCTGAATCCAAAGTCATCGTTTACGTTGCCGACGCGGTCTGATTTTGAGTATGCGGCTTTCGTACCTTCCAACGAAGTAAACGTAAACGGATCGATGCTTGGTAACAGCAAACTCCTTACTTTTGAGATGGATGGTGGTGATATTGTGCTCCAGAGCGACCTTATTGCGTCAACCGATGTAATGCTGTTCGGTGGGGAGCCTTATACGGAACCCATCGTGGCAGAAGGGCCGTTTGTTATGAATACCCATCTGGAAATTGCGGAGGCATACCGTGATTTTTTTAACGGAAAATATGGTACAATCAAGTACACAGCGTAA
- a CDS encoding Crp/Fnr family transcriptional regulator — MYDKLRNYIDTQLADTVSDEEFELIKRAFVAKKIRRKQYLLQEGDVCKYIAFIVKGAMRQYSVDTKEMEHIVRFGIENWWMSDRESFIMLTPSRYNIDAVEDTDLLMITNASLQELRAHSPSFTKLGQLLDERSYIAAQKRIHASISLTAEERYLDLLKSNPEFLQRFPQNMIASYLGISPETLSRIRKHSPSR, encoded by the coding sequence ATGTACGATAAGCTTCGCAACTATATAGATACTCAACTAGCCGATACGGTGTCTGATGAGGAATTTGAGTTGATCAAACGGGCATTTGTCGCTAAAAAAATCAGACGGAAACAGTATTTATTGCAGGAAGGCGATGTGTGCAAATACATCGCCTTTATTGTCAAAGGAGCAATGCGCCAATACTCCGTCGATACTAAGGAAATGGAGCATATTGTTCGGTTTGGTATCGAGAATTGGTGGATGAGCGACCGGGAGAGTTTTATTATGCTTACGCCATCCCGGTATAATATCGATGCCGTAGAAGACACCGACCTGCTGATGATAACCAATGCCAGTTTGCAGGAATTAAGGGCTCATTCGCCGTCGTTTACAAAACTGGGGCAATTGCTCGATGAGCGGAGTTATATAGCCGCTCAGAAACGAATTCACGCATCGATAAGCCTTACTGCCGAAGAACGATACCTTGATTTACTAAAATCAAACCCTGAATTTTTGCAGCGGTTTCCACAGAATATGATCGCTTCTTACTTAGGTATTTCACCCGAAACGCTGAGCCGTATCCGTAAACATTCGCCGAGCAGGTAG
- a CDS encoding sugar phosphate isomerase/epimerase family protein, protein MRNRRDFLKQASALALGGLALPQLTQAEQLFGFAASRPIGIQLFTLFRQMNEDPKGTLEKVAATGYKEVESAFSLKGKYYGYTAKEFKTLVEGMGMRWRAHHAGGAPFKPRPTPPASTTATGAAAAPARNPFGNGPMPPMLNLRDNYQQLVDEAAEGGLSYLVCASTPVATLDEINKSIEVFQKTGEAAKKAGIGFAYHNHATEFDPVEGGKTPYELVLSQTDKDLVKMELDLAWATKAGKDPVELFKGQPGRFPLWHIKDIKSDLKTITEVGNGVVDFKRIFAAASIAGLKYFFVEQDMAPGIENIQISYQNLTKVLA, encoded by the coding sequence ATGAGAAACCGCAGAGATTTTTTGAAACAGGCCAGTGCGCTGGCGTTAGGTGGACTGGCACTACCACAGCTTACACAGGCCGAACAGTTGTTCGGATTTGCCGCTTCCCGCCCGATCGGGATCCAGCTGTTCACGCTGTTCAGACAGATGAACGAAGACCCGAAAGGAACACTCGAAAAAGTAGCCGCAACGGGTTATAAAGAGGTCGAGTCGGCTTTTAGTCTGAAAGGAAAATACTACGGCTACACGGCCAAAGAATTTAAAACGCTGGTTGAAGGCATGGGTATGCGATGGCGGGCGCACCATGCTGGCGGAGCACCGTTTAAACCACGGCCAACACCGCCAGCCAGTACAACGGCAACGGGCGCGGCAGCAGCACCTGCCCGAAACCCATTTGGTAATGGGCCAATGCCTCCCATGCTGAATCTGCGCGATAACTACCAGCAATTGGTTGATGAAGCAGCCGAAGGTGGATTGAGCTATCTGGTTTGCGCCAGTACACCTGTGGCAACGCTGGATGAGATCAACAAATCAATCGAGGTATTTCAGAAAACCGGTGAAGCTGCGAAAAAGGCAGGTATTGGTTTTGCCTATCACAACCACGCTACCGAATTCGATCCCGTCGAAGGAGGGAAGACCCCTTACGAACTGGTTCTCTCACAGACGGATAAAGACCTTGTGAAAATGGAACTGGATCTGGCCTGGGCAACTAAAGCGGGTAAAGATCCCGTTGAATTGTTCAAAGGGCAACCAGGACGCTTTCCGCTCTGGCACATAAAAGACATTAAGTCGGATCTGAAAACGATTACCGAAGTCGGTAATGGTGTCGTTGACTTCAAGCGTATTTTCGCTGCGGCCAGCATCGCCGGTCTAAAATACTTCTTCGTCGAGCAGGATATGGCTCCCGGAATTGAGAATATTCAGATCAGTTACCAGAATCTCACGAAAGTACTGGCCTGA
- a CDS encoding YceI family protein, with translation MKTLTVLAACLFVSGVSLAQSWTVDKAHSRVGFTVTHNLLAEVDGNFKTFDAKVTSSKPDLSDAVFELTADVASINTDNERRDNHLKSPDFFDAAKFPTLTFKSTSFKKVDGKKYTATGDLTMHGVTKPVTLDVTMVGPVKMKGQGGKEQEKVGFKIASSVKRSDFSIGTIPVVVVSDEVELKASGEFVKQEANAAEAKK, from the coding sequence ATGAAGACACTTACCGTATTAGCTGCCTGCCTTTTCGTTTCCGGAGTTTCGTTAGCCCAAAGCTGGACGGTCGATAAGGCCCACTCTCGCGTCGGGTTTACCGTAACTCACAATCTGCTGGCAGAAGTAGATGGTAATTTCAAAACCTTCGATGCCAAGGTTACTTCGTCAAAGCCTGACCTTTCAGATGCCGTTTTTGAACTTACGGCCGATGTAGCCAGCATCAATACGGACAACGAACGCCGGGACAACCACCTGAAAAGCCCCGACTTTTTTGATGCAGCGAAATTCCCAACCCTGACTTTCAAGAGCACATCGTTCAAGAAAGTAGACGGCAAGAAATATACAGCAACCGGTGATCTGACCATGCATGGTGTAACAAAACCGGTTACGCTGGATGTAACGATGGTTGGTCCTGTAAAAATGAAAGGCCAGGGCGGCAAAGAGCAGGAAAAAGTTGGTTTTAAGATAGCCAGTTCGGTGAAACGCTCTGATTTTAGTATTGGTACGATACCCGTAGTGGTTGTCAGCGATGAAGTTGAATTAAAAGCCAGTGGTGAGTTTGTAAAACAGGAAGCCAACGCTGCTGAAGCTAAGAAATAA